Proteins encoded in a region of the Phaenicophaeus curvirostris isolate KB17595 chromosome 1, BPBGC_Pcur_1.0, whole genome shotgun sequence genome:
- the GNB3 gene encoding guanine nucleotide-binding protein G(I)/G(S)/G(T) subunit beta-3, with protein MGEMEQMKQEAEQLKKQIADARKACADTTLAQIVSGMEVVGRIQMRTRRTLRGHLAKIYAMHWSTDSKLLVSASQDGKLIVWDTYTTNKVHAIPLRSSWVMTCAYAPSGNFVACGGLDNMCSIYNLKTREGNVKVSRELSAHTGYLSCCRFLDDNNIVTSSGDTTCALWDIETGQQKTVFLGHTGDCMSLAVSPDFKLFISGACDATAKLWDVREGTCRQTFSGHESDINAISFFPNGEAICTGSDDATCRLFDLRADQELIVYSHESIICGITSVAFSRSGRLLLAGYDDFNCNIWDSLKAERVGILSGHDNRVSCLGVTADGMAVATGSWDSFLKIWN; from the exons ATGGGGGAAATGGAACAGATGAAGCAGGAGGCtgagcagctgaagaagcagattGCG GATGCCCGGAAAGCTTGTGCAGATACGACACTTGCTCAG ATTGTATCTGGAATGGAAGTCGTCGGCCGCATTCAGATGCGGACCCGAAGGACCCTGCGAGGGCACCTGGCCAAGATCTATGCCATGCACTGGTCCACGGACTCCAA ACTTCTGGTCAGTGCCTCACAAGATGGGAAGCTGATTGTATGGGACACATACACAACTAACAAG GTTCATGCCATCCCTTTGCGCTCCTCCTGGGTCATGACCTGTGCCTATGCTCCCTCGGGAAATTTTGTGGCCTGTGGGGGCCTTGACAACATGTGTTCCATCTACAATCTCAAGACTCGTGAAGGCAACGTCAAAGTGAGCAGGGAGCTCTCAGCCCATACAG GTTACCTCTCCTGCTGCCGATTTCTTGATGACAACAATATTGTGACTAGCTCTGGAGATACCACATG tGCACTCTGGGACATTGAGACAGGGCAGCAGAAGACTGTGTTCCTGGGTCACACTGGAGACTGTATGAGCTTGGCCGTCTCCCCAGACTTCAAACTCTTCATCTCTGGGGCTTGTGATGCTACTGCCAAACTGTGGGATGTGCGTGAGGGCACCTGCCGCCAGACCTTCTCAGGGCATGAATCTGATATCAACGCCATCAGC TTCTTCCCTAATGGTGAAGCCATCTGTACCGGCTCAGATGATGCCACCTGCCGTCTCTTTGACCTCCGGGCAGACCAGGAGCTCATAGTGTACTCCCATGAGAGCATCATCTGCGGAATCACATCCGTCGCCTTCTCTCGCAGTGGGCGCCTCTTGCTGGCTGGATATGATGACTTCAACTGCAACATCTGGGACTCCCTGAAAGCAGAACGTGTGG GAATCCTTTCTGGCCATGACAACAGAGTGAGCTGCCTGGGGGTGACAGCAGATGGCATGGCTGTTGCCACTGGCTCCTGGGACAGCTTCCTCAAGATTTGGAACTGA
- the USP5 gene encoding ubiquitin carboxyl-terminal hydrolase 5 isoform X1 yields the protein MAELTEALLSVLPSIRVPKAGDRVHKDECAFSFDTPESDGGLYICMNTFLGFGKQYVEKHYQKTGQRVYLHLKRTRKPKEEDSNSSAGDPPRKKPTRLAIGVEGGFDITEEKFEYDEDVKIVILPEHLDIPRDGLEGLPDMVRDRIASAVEAILTADSASRKQEVQAWDGEVRRVSKHAFSLHQLQNDVRIPPCGWKCSKCDMRENLWLNMTDGAILCGRRYFDGSGGNNHAVEHYRETGYPLAVKLGTITPDGADVYSYDEDDMVLDPNLAEHLAHFGIDMLKMQKTDKTMTELEIDMNQRIGEWELIQESGVQLKPLYGPGYTGIRNLGNSCYLNSVMQVLFSIPDFQRKYVDKLEKIFQSAPADPTQDFSTQVAKLGHGLLSGEYSKPASADGEQQPDQKGMQNGIAPRMFKSLIGKGHPEFSTNRQQDAQEFFLHFINMVERNCRSSENPNEVFRFLVEEKLKCLATEKVKYTQRVDYIMQLPVPMDAALNKDELLEYEEKKRQAEEEKQPLPELVRAKVPFSSCLEAYGAPEQVDDFWSTALQAKSVALKTTRFASFPDYLVIQIKKFTFGLDWVPKKLDVSIEMPEELDISALQGTGLQDGEEEMPDIAPPLVTPDEPKGSLGFYGNEDDDSFCSPHFSSPTSPMLDESVIIQLVEMGFPMDACRKAVYYTGNSGVEAAMNWVMSHMDDPDFANPLVLPGSSGPGSTIACPDPPSEDSVATIVSMGFSRDQAMKALRATNNSLERAVDWIFSHIDDLDAEAAMDISEGRSAAESISESVPVGPKVRDGPGKYQLFAFISHMGTSTMCGHYVCHIKKDGRWVIYNDQKVCASEKPPKDLGYIYFYQRIPS from the exons ATGGCGGAGCTGACCGAGGCGCTGCTCTCCGTTTTGCCGTCCATCCGGGTGCCCAAAGCCGGCGACCGAGTCCACAAAGACGAGTGCGCCTTTTCCTTTGACACGCCG GAGTCAGATGGCGGCTTGTATATCTGCATGAACACATTCCTGGGCTTTGGGAAGCAGTATGTGGAAAAGCACTATCAGAAAACAGGCCAGCGGGTCTACCTGCACCTCAAAAGAACACGTAAACcg aaggaagaagacTCCAACTCCAGTGCTGGGGACCCTCCAAGGAAGAAACCAACTCGCTTGGCTATTG GTGTAGAAGGTGGATTTGACATCACAGAGGAAAAGTTTGAGTATGATGAAGATGTAAAAATAGTCATTTTGCCAGAACATTTGGATATTCCTCGTGATGGGCTGGAGGGACTACCAGACATGGTCAGAGACAGG ATTGCCAGTGCAGTTGAGGCCATCCTGACAGCAGATTCAGCCTCGCGGAAGCAGGAGGTGCAGGCTTGGGATGGGGAGGTTCGGCGTGTATCCAAACATGCTTTTTCCCTGCACCAACTTCAGAACGATGTCCGCATCCCGCCGTG TGGCTGGAAGTGCAGCAAGTGTGACATGAGGGAGAATCTGTGGCTGAACATGACTGATGGAGCCATCCTCTGTGGTCGGCGCTATTTCGATGGCAGTGGTGGCAACAATCATGCGGTCGAGCATTACCGGGAAACTGGCTACCCACTGGCTGTGAAACTGGGAACAATTACTCCTGATGGGGCTG ATGTCTACTCCTATGACGAGGATGACATGGTGTTGGATCCCAACCTGGCAGAACACCTTGCTCACTTTGGAATCGACATGCTCAAGATGCAGAAG ACAGACAAGACAATGACAGAACTGGAAATAGACATGAACCAGCGCATTGGGGAGTGGGAGCTCATCCAGGAGTCTGGCGTGCAGCTCAAGCCCCTCTATGGGCCTGGGTACACTGGTATCCGTAACCTGGGCAACAGCTGCTACCTCAATTCTGTGATGCAGGTGCTGTTCAGTATCCCAGACTTCCAGAGAAA gtatgtggacaagctggagaagataTTCCAAAGTGCACCTGCGGACCCCACACAGGACTTCAGCACGCAAGT AGCCAAACTGGGCCATGGACTGCTATCTGGGGAGTATTCAAAGCCGGCTTCTGCAGATGGGGAGCAGCAGCCTGATCAGAAG GGTATGCAGAATGGCATTGCTCCACGCATGTTTAAATCCCTCATTGGAAAGGGACACCCAGAATTTTCCACTAACCGACAGCAGGACGCCCAGGAATTCTTTCTGCACTTCATCAACATGGTGGAG AGGAACTGCCGCAGCTCAGAGAACCCGAATGAGGTCTTCCGTTTCCTGGTGGAAGAGAAGCTGAAGTGCCTGGCCACAGAAAAGGTGAAATATACCCAGCGTGTGGACTATATCATGCAGCTGCCCGTGCCCATGGATGCTGCACTCAACAAAG ATGAACTACTGGAATATGAGGAGAAGAAGCggcaggcagaggaggagaagcagccgCTGCCTGAGCTGGTGCGAGCCAAGGTGCCTTTCAGCTCCTGCCTAGAGGCCTATGGAGCTCCAGAGCAGGTGGATGATTTCTGGAGCACAGCCTTGCAGGCCAAGTCTGTGGCTCTCAA AACAACACGGTTCGCCTCTTTCCCAGATTATCTGGTGATCCAGATCAAGAAATTCACTTTCGGTCTGGACTGGGTGCCCAAAAAGCTTG ATGTCTCCATTGAAATGCCAGAGGAGCTGGATATCTCTGCACTGCAAGGAACTGGGCTGCAAGATGGGGAAGAAGAAATGCCAGACATCGCACCTCCGCTGGTGACACCAGACGAGCCCAAAGGTAGCCTGGGGTTCTATGGCAACGAAGACGACGACTCCTTCTGCTCCCCTCACTTCTCCTCTCCGACAT CACCCATGTTGGATGAGTCCGTGATTATCCAGCTAGTGGAGATGGGCTTTCCCATGGATGCCTGCCGCAAAGCCGTGTATTACACAGGGAACAGTGGGGTTGAGGCTGCCATGAACTGGGTCATGTCACATATGGATGATCCAG acTTTGCTAATCCATTAGTTCTCCCGGGATCCAGTGGACCAGGGTCAACTATTGCCTGCCCAGACCCTCCTTCAGAAGACAGTGTGGCCACCATTGTCTCCATGGGCTTCTCCCGGGACCAAGCTATGAAAGCGCTTAGAGCCACG AACAACAGTTTGGAGCGCGCTGTGGATTGGATCTTTAGTCACATTGATGACCTTGATGCAGAAGCTGCTATGGATATCTCAGAGGGGCGCTCGGCAGCGGAGTCCATCTCTGAATCTGTCCCTGTGGGTCCTAAAGTGCGCGATGGGCCTGGAA AATATCAGCTGTTTGCCTTCATCAGCCACATGGGCACTTCGACTATGTGTGGACACTACGTCTGTCATATCAAGAAAGATGGCAG GTGGGTGATCTACAACGACCAGAAAGTCTGTGCTTCTGAGAAGCCCCCCAAGGACCTGGGCTACATCTACTTCTACCAGCGGATCCCCAGCTAG
- the TPI1 gene encoding triosephosphate isomerase produces MAPRKFFVGGNWKMNGDKKSLGELIQTLNAAKLSADTEVVCGAPSIYLDFARQKLDAKIGVAAQNCYKVPKGAFTGEISPAMIKDIGATWVILGHSERRHVFGESDELTGQKVAHALAEGLGVIACIGEKLDEREAGITEKVVFEQTKAIADNVKDWSKVVLAYEPVWAIGTGKTATPQQAQEVHEKLRGWLKSHVSDAVAQSTRIIYGGSVTGSNCKELASQHDVDGFLVGGASLKPEFVDIINAKH; encoded by the exons ATGGCGCCCAGGAAGTTCTTCGTGGGGGGCAACTGGAAGATGAACGGCGACAAGAAGAGCCTGGGCGAGCTCATCCAGACGCTGAACGCCGCCAAGCTCTCGGCCGACACCG AGGTGGTTTGTGGAGCCCCCTCCATCTACCTTGACTTCGCCCGCCAGAAGCTCGATGCAAAGATCGGAGTTGCAGCGCAGAACTGCTACAAGGTGCCAAAGGGAGCTTTCACAGGAGAGATCAG CCCAGCAATGATCAAAGATATTGGAGCCACCTGGGTGATCCTGGGCCACTCTGAGCGAAGGCACGTTTTTGGAGAGTCTGATGAG CTGACTGGGCAGAAGGTGGCTCATGCTCTGGCTGAGGGCCTTGGAGTCATTGCCTGCATTGGAGAGAAGCTGGATGAGAGAGAAGCTGGCATAACTGAGAAAGTGGTTTTCGAACAGACTAAGGCCATTGCTG acAACGTGAAGGACTGGAGTAAAGTTGTTCTGGCCTATGAGCCGGTTTGGGCTATTGGAACTGGTAAAACTGCGACTCCCCAACAG GCTCAGGAAGTTCATGAGAAGCTGAGGGGATGGCTGAAAAGCCACGTGTCTGATGCTGTGGCTCAATCCACTAGGATCATCTATGGAG GTTCAGTCACTGGCAGCAACTGTAAGGAGCTGGCCTCTCAGCATGATGTAGATGGCTTCCTTGTTGGCGGAGCTTCTCTCAAGCCGGAGTTTGTGGATATTATCAATGCCAAACACTGA
- the CDCA3 gene encoding cell division cycle-associated protein 3 — MGVTGSAPATPCNKLLAHVSDPRSPSAGILRTPIEVLSSPAGSPAPGPAAAAPERDPRSPTPGISRTPMRSEPSDSVDYLVKQLSEAFGAETPLAGATCPPEEPVVEEPALQSTPEAAAAPAREVEKPPSPSVAPARPARVAALSFSSGSKPARRKTNSKIVATTGGTSRSPLSILQDDNSPSTPVSRQGKRHVLGENLMEKKEVTVDLSRTLKSGSCAWSDLNKENQRCRFVEN; from the exons atgggtGTCACCGGCAGCGCCCCCGCCACCCCTTGCAACAAGCTCCTGGCGCACGTCAGCGACCCCCGCTCGCCCAGCGCCGGCATCCTCCGCACGCCCATCGAG gtgctgagctccccGGCGGGCAGCCccgcgcccggccccgccgccgccgccccggagCGCGACCCGCGATCGCCCACGCCCGGCATCTCCCGCACGCCCATGAGGAGCGAGCCCAGCG ACAGTGTGGACTACCTGGTGAAGCAGCTCAGCGAGGCCTTTGGTGCTGAGACGCCTCTGGCGGGAGCGACCTGTCCCCCTGAGGAGCCAGTGGTGGAGGAGCCAGCGTTGCAGAGCACCCCGGAGGCAGCCGCTGCCCCAGCCAGAGAGGTGGAGAAACCACCCTCTCCCAGTGTCGCCCCAGCTCGGCCAGCCCGTGTTGCCGCATTGAGCTTCTCCTCGG GGAGCAAGCCTGCAAGGCGCAAGACCAACAGCAAAATCGTGGCAACAACTGGAGGAACTAGCCGCTCTCCTCTCAGCATCCTACAAGATGATAATTCCCCGAGTACTCCTGTCTCTCGCCAG gGTAAGAGGCATGTGTTGGGAGAGAACCTCATGGAGAAGAAGGAAGTGACAGTGGATCTGAGCAGGACTCTCAAGTCTGGGAGCTGTGCTTGGAGTGACTTGAACAAAGAGAACCAACGGTGTCGTTTTGTGGAGAACTAG
- the USP5 gene encoding ubiquitin carboxyl-terminal hydrolase 5 isoform X2 → MAELTEALLSVLPSIRVPKAGDRVHKDECAFSFDTPESDGGLYICMNTFLGFGKQYVEKHYQKTGQRVYLHLKRTRKPKEEDSNSSAGDPPRKKPTRLAIGVEGGFDITEEKFEYDEDVKIVILPEHLDIPRDGLEGLPDMVRDRIASAVEAILTADSASRKQEVQAWDGEVRRVSKHAFSLHQLQNDVRIPPCGWKCSKCDMRENLWLNMTDGAILCGRRYFDGSGGNNHAVEHYRETGYPLAVKLGTITPDGADVYSYDEDDMVLDPNLAEHLAHFGIDMLKMQKTDKTMTELEIDMNQRIGEWELIQESGVQLKPLYGPGYTGIRNLGNSCYLNSVMQVLFSIPDFQRKYVDKLEKIFQSAPADPTQDFSTQVAKLGHGLLSGEYSKPASADGEQQPDQKGMQNGIAPRMFKSLIGKGHPEFSTNRQQDAQEFFLHFINMVERNCRSSENPNEVFRFLVEEKLKCLATEKVKYTQRVDYIMQLPVPMDAALNKDELLEYEEKKRQAEEEKQPLPELVRAKVPFSSCLEAYGAPEQVDDFWSTALQAKSVALKTTRFASFPDYLVIQIKKFTFGLDWVPKKLDVSIEMPEELDISALQGTGLQDGEEEMPDIAPPLVTPDEPKAPMLDESVIIQLVEMGFPMDACRKAVYYTGNSGVEAAMNWVMSHMDDPDFANPLVLPGSSGPGSTIACPDPPSEDSVATIVSMGFSRDQAMKALRATNNSLERAVDWIFSHIDDLDAEAAMDISEGRSAAESISESVPVGPKVRDGPGKYQLFAFISHMGTSTMCGHYVCHIKKDGRWVIYNDQKVCASEKPPKDLGYIYFYQRIPS, encoded by the exons ATGGCGGAGCTGACCGAGGCGCTGCTCTCCGTTTTGCCGTCCATCCGGGTGCCCAAAGCCGGCGACCGAGTCCACAAAGACGAGTGCGCCTTTTCCTTTGACACGCCG GAGTCAGATGGCGGCTTGTATATCTGCATGAACACATTCCTGGGCTTTGGGAAGCAGTATGTGGAAAAGCACTATCAGAAAACAGGCCAGCGGGTCTACCTGCACCTCAAAAGAACACGTAAACcg aaggaagaagacTCCAACTCCAGTGCTGGGGACCCTCCAAGGAAGAAACCAACTCGCTTGGCTATTG GTGTAGAAGGTGGATTTGACATCACAGAGGAAAAGTTTGAGTATGATGAAGATGTAAAAATAGTCATTTTGCCAGAACATTTGGATATTCCTCGTGATGGGCTGGAGGGACTACCAGACATGGTCAGAGACAGG ATTGCCAGTGCAGTTGAGGCCATCCTGACAGCAGATTCAGCCTCGCGGAAGCAGGAGGTGCAGGCTTGGGATGGGGAGGTTCGGCGTGTATCCAAACATGCTTTTTCCCTGCACCAACTTCAGAACGATGTCCGCATCCCGCCGTG TGGCTGGAAGTGCAGCAAGTGTGACATGAGGGAGAATCTGTGGCTGAACATGACTGATGGAGCCATCCTCTGTGGTCGGCGCTATTTCGATGGCAGTGGTGGCAACAATCATGCGGTCGAGCATTACCGGGAAACTGGCTACCCACTGGCTGTGAAACTGGGAACAATTACTCCTGATGGGGCTG ATGTCTACTCCTATGACGAGGATGACATGGTGTTGGATCCCAACCTGGCAGAACACCTTGCTCACTTTGGAATCGACATGCTCAAGATGCAGAAG ACAGACAAGACAATGACAGAACTGGAAATAGACATGAACCAGCGCATTGGGGAGTGGGAGCTCATCCAGGAGTCTGGCGTGCAGCTCAAGCCCCTCTATGGGCCTGGGTACACTGGTATCCGTAACCTGGGCAACAGCTGCTACCTCAATTCTGTGATGCAGGTGCTGTTCAGTATCCCAGACTTCCAGAGAAA gtatgtggacaagctggagaagataTTCCAAAGTGCACCTGCGGACCCCACACAGGACTTCAGCACGCAAGT AGCCAAACTGGGCCATGGACTGCTATCTGGGGAGTATTCAAAGCCGGCTTCTGCAGATGGGGAGCAGCAGCCTGATCAGAAG GGTATGCAGAATGGCATTGCTCCACGCATGTTTAAATCCCTCATTGGAAAGGGACACCCAGAATTTTCCACTAACCGACAGCAGGACGCCCAGGAATTCTTTCTGCACTTCATCAACATGGTGGAG AGGAACTGCCGCAGCTCAGAGAACCCGAATGAGGTCTTCCGTTTCCTGGTGGAAGAGAAGCTGAAGTGCCTGGCCACAGAAAAGGTGAAATATACCCAGCGTGTGGACTATATCATGCAGCTGCCCGTGCCCATGGATGCTGCACTCAACAAAG ATGAACTACTGGAATATGAGGAGAAGAAGCggcaggcagaggaggagaagcagccgCTGCCTGAGCTGGTGCGAGCCAAGGTGCCTTTCAGCTCCTGCCTAGAGGCCTATGGAGCTCCAGAGCAGGTGGATGATTTCTGGAGCACAGCCTTGCAGGCCAAGTCTGTGGCTCTCAA AACAACACGGTTCGCCTCTTTCCCAGATTATCTGGTGATCCAGATCAAGAAATTCACTTTCGGTCTGGACTGGGTGCCCAAAAAGCTTG ATGTCTCCATTGAAATGCCAGAGGAGCTGGATATCTCTGCACTGCAAGGAACTGGGCTGCAAGATGGGGAAGAAGAAATGCCAGACATCGCACCTCCGCTGGTGACACCAGACGAGCCCAAAG CACCCATGTTGGATGAGTCCGTGATTATCCAGCTAGTGGAGATGGGCTTTCCCATGGATGCCTGCCGCAAAGCCGTGTATTACACAGGGAACAGTGGGGTTGAGGCTGCCATGAACTGGGTCATGTCACATATGGATGATCCAG acTTTGCTAATCCATTAGTTCTCCCGGGATCCAGTGGACCAGGGTCAACTATTGCCTGCCCAGACCCTCCTTCAGAAGACAGTGTGGCCACCATTGTCTCCATGGGCTTCTCCCGGGACCAAGCTATGAAAGCGCTTAGAGCCACG AACAACAGTTTGGAGCGCGCTGTGGATTGGATCTTTAGTCACATTGATGACCTTGATGCAGAAGCTGCTATGGATATCTCAGAGGGGCGCTCGGCAGCGGAGTCCATCTCTGAATCTGTCCCTGTGGGTCCTAAAGTGCGCGATGGGCCTGGAA AATATCAGCTGTTTGCCTTCATCAGCCACATGGGCACTTCGACTATGTGTGGACACTACGTCTGTCATATCAAGAAAGATGGCAG GTGGGTGATCTACAACGACCAGAAAGTCTGTGCTTCTGAGAAGCCCCCCAAGGACCTGGGCTACATCTACTTCTACCAGCGGATCCCCAGCTAG